In Camelus ferus isolate YT-003-E chromosome 33, BCGSAC_Cfer_1.0, whole genome shotgun sequence, the genomic stretch AAACCACATTTCAAGTTCTTTCACATATAACCATCTTCCGGCCAGCCCTGGTAGGCAGGTAAGGGCAGGACtaattttcaccattttttttttaaactgaggccCACCCAGAGGTTTGAAGTGACTTGTGTGAGGTCACGCAGTATTTCAGTGAAGagactggaaattgaacccaacTCCCCCAACTTCCAGCCAAGTTAGGGATTCATCATCGGACTGGtggttttcaaacctttttttaatttagcagaggactttttcttttcccccagcaAAATCCCAGCTGAAACCCCAAAATGTGAAAGAGGCAAAACTTCTCTGCTTTGGGGTACCACCTCTCACCGTCCCCCTTTCCGTTCCGAGGGGCACCCCCAGAGGCACGTCTGCAGAACCCCGGGGTCACTGGCCCGCCCATGTGGTCTGAGTCCCTTTAGGGGGCAGGGCAGGCGGGGCCTCTGCTGCCCGAGTGGCCACCAGCGGGCTCGGCTCATGGGCTGCCCCACTTGTGGCTCTAGGAGATGAGGCGTCCCAGGCCGGCATCCTCCGGCAGTGGCAGCTGACCCTCTATGGCTCTGTGTGGAGTCCAGTGGACATCAGGGACAGACAAAGGTAGGCACTTATCAGAGGGAAGGGGACTCGTGGGGTAAGGGGACGGAGGCCACTGAGGGTGCTCCACCTCCCTGGGAACACACGGCACAGCCCTCCCCTTCTTGCTGTGGGAGTTCTGCATCTGTAAGGCGGGAGGATGCACAAGGCAGATGATAGAGGAACCGAGCAGGGCCCGTCCCTGACTCCCTTCTTCTCCACAGGCTTCTAGAAAGTGCCATGAGTGGAAAATACCTGCACGATGGCTTcactctgccctgccctcctgggctgaAAGTTCCCGAGGAAGATGGTTACACCATCACCCCTAACACCCTCAAGGTACTAGGGCCGAGACTCAAGCTGCAGGTGGGCAGGAATGTCCTGGGGAATTTAGTCCTCCGTGGGGGACTCAAGGCAACTTGGGAAGTGAGGAGTCAGGAAGGCCTGGGTCCTCACTCGACTGGGCTAACTCTCAAGGGCACTCCTTGAGGGGAACAAGAGGAGCAGGGTTGTGATGAGAGAGGAGGCCCCTAGAAGGAGGGGCTTGAGCTCATTGTTTGGGGCAGAGAAAGGCTGTAGGCTTTTGGGAAGCCATCCCTACCTGAACAGGTGTTTGACTTTCCCCCAGACCCTGGTGCTGATAGGCTGTTTCACCGTCTTCTGGACCATTTACTACCTGCTGGAAGTATACTTGAGCCAGAGGAATGTGGCCTCTCACCCAGTTTGCCGGAGTGGACCCTGCCACTGGCCCCAGCGAAGCCGAAAAGccaaggaggaggggacagaacTAGAATCAGTGCCCCTTTGCAGCAGCCAGGATCCCGGCAGAGTCGGGACAGAGAGCGAGTGCCCTCCCACCACCTCCGGGCTCCACGCGCCGGACCTGCTGGATCAAGGGGACTGGGGCCTGTCCCAGCACCTACCCCTAGACCTGttgcaggggaaggaggagcagaTTTGCTGACCTAAGGCCTGACAGCCAACATGGGACAGGCTCTTCCTTCCTAGGACTGGGGAAGCTTGGAAAGCTGCTCCAAAGTCCCAGGAGCTCTGGGGAGAAGGCAGCCCCGATGCCCCCATCTGGGACCAGACGCCTAAAGAGCACCCTCTGGCTAAAGACTAcgctcagggagggcaggggccttCTGAAGGTACGAGTGGCAGAGGAGTGGTGCCGGAGAACAGTCTGGCAACAGCCACAGGACCGTCCTCCAACCAAACAGGAGCTTTTGGGGAGAGGGTTTGGATGAGGGACTGGCACCCCCGCTGGGCAGGCCTCCGTCCTCATTCCTCCAGGGCAAGCCAGGGGCCTGGGTCACGGGGACCCTCACCTGTGTGTGGCCAGAAGAGCATCTCAGCCGAACCATCACTGGGGTCACTTGGGAAGAGGGCTtaggggtggaggctgggaagagcCCTGGATATACCTGTCCTTTTAATGACCCAGGGGCCAGAAACAGCTgactctccccttctctccctcacctTCCAGCCTAAGCCTTCCTTGGACCTTGAACATATTGGTGTGGCAGTCAGCCCTTAGCTCAGCAGTTGCCCTGAAAGCAGATGCCTCGTTATCCCTGATCAGAAGCCAACCTGGAACACAGTCCTGACTCCGTCAACCGTCACCCCCACCCTTCTTCCTGAAGGATCGGTACGACTTGCCTGGCAAGGCTGGGGACAGACATggcccccaggcctgggctgctCCAGCAGGGGAGTCTGCGGCCGGactgcccctccagccctgcgACCACCCCGTCTTCCTCTGCAAAGTGCTCAGGGAAATGGCCTTGCCCGCCGGAGGCCAGCCGTCTGCGGACAGGCTgggcctcttccttcccttcttgacctcctcccctcttctgagctggttggttggtttgaattttgttgttgttgtttttaatgcttCAAATTGGGTTTTCTCTTTTCACAGCaacattttgttgaattttttctGCACagcttttccaaaataaaacctTGCACACAGTCCTGCCCCTGCCCATCTCCTTCCCTCCGCCTCCCCAGAGCTAACTCAAGGGGCCAAGTTGCTCCCCTTTCCCTTCAGTCCCCAAGTCACTCTCCTCTTCCACCCTCTGGCATCCTGGAGTGCAAGGGCTCCCTCAGAGGGCAGCAGCCAGGAACACACGTACACCTGAGCTGCCCGCCTGTTCCCTACTCAGATTTCCTGGAACCAGAACAGAAGTGACAAGGGCAAATCAGACTCTGCCAGCCAGACCTGAGAAAAGATtgatgtatactttttttttctttttaaatttcaacccCCAAGATATTCCAGCAAAGAACAGGGGGAGTTTGGGCCGGGTTTCCTTCAATTGGCATCTGTTGCCAACAAGGACAGTGGACCTGCCCACACCCAGGCCACCCCCAGCCCACGTCTCCCCGCTCAGCCCGGGATGGGGAGACAGTTGAGCCAGCGGGGGAGCCCGGAGGTGGGCCAGGGGAGCAGTGCTTGGGGATGAGAAGTTGGGCTGAGGAGTGGGGGCGAGCTGCCCAAGTGCAGTCACCTTTGCTCAGTGACAGAGCCTCGAAGCTTGGCCGGGGCTGAAGGAGCTACACGGGTGCTGGTGAGGCGGGCTAGGCGGGATGGCTGCGGCCAGCGAGCTGGgcaggggccgggctgggggccgGCCCGCCCCCTCTAACTGATGATCTGCCGAGGTCGTCCGTAGCCCGTCATGCCGGCCTGAGAGGCCCCTCTGTTGCTGCCCATCTGTAGGCCAATGACATGCTTTCCCTCCTGCAGCTGGCTCTCTGTGAATTCCCTCTTATGCTCCTGGGCTTTCCTAgaagaggaggaaccaggacaAAGACTTGCCAGGACTGTGCATTTTCCACCTGTGTTTTGTTCCCTAGGCTACCTCCTAGCCCGATCCCAGTGCCTCCCTGTCCCACTGCTCTGGCttccttaatctagcttgttcCTCAGCACAGGCGAGATACTGGCTGAGACAGGAGGGTGGAAAGGGCGGAGTCAAGAAGTATTAGGGTCCCATTCCCCCCATCCTAGACCTTCCCTTCATACCTTCCTGGCTATCAGCTTCCCCAAATCACTGCACTAATGGGTTAGCCCAGGCCACTGCCCATCTCGTGGAGAGACCCGAGCTCAGGACGCAGGGAGACCCTGGTGGCCACGTACTTCATAAACCAGTTGGGATCTCCACGGTAGTGTCCATCGTTCTTGGTCACTGCCAAGCTGCCCAGGGCCATCAGGGTCCTCTGCACTGCTGCCAGGTCTTTGCCTAtgaaagtggggagaggggacgaCCTTCAGGACTGTGAAAACAGGACTCCAAGGCAGGGCCTGCCCACACCTcagaaaaaacagacaacccaGGGGAAAAATTTGTCCTAAAATGGAAGGAGGCCCTCGTGGCTGTGGTGTTGTCTCGGTGTTTCCCATTCCTGCTATGCAGACCTGTCATCGTGGTCGTGGCAGGTTTGATcatccctcacccctgcctcagcctcctgtcctccccctgcctcctctgcccctcttctctctgtACCTTCAAAGAGGTCAACAGTCTGGAACATGTCAGTCTTGGTGACGCCATAGTCCTCAGCCGCCTTCAGGAACTGAGCCACCTGCTCCATCTGCTTGAAGACCATGGAGGGCGGGTTCTCGGGCACCTTCACTGGCTTGGAGCCATCAGGATACAGGCTGTTGACCAGCTTGCTCAGAATCTGCCAGGCAGAGAAGGTTGCTTGGCCCTCGGCTCGGGGGTTCAGGGGGCCTGCCCCACAGCTCCtgcacagccccagccccctgcccaggtGCCACTCACCACGCCATTCTTCAGCCAGACCTGGAAGCCCAGGCGCCCGCGGTCTGGGCGCCCCACGTCAGGGCCGCACTGCACTATGATCCACTCCACCAGCCgctcctccagctcctcatcGTACTTCTTCTCAATTTTGGATTGCACCTCGCGGCTCATGCCGTAGGAAGGACCCTTGTTGGCCATGTTGGCGGGGAGCTAAAGCAGCACaggccagagaagggagagggccaGAGGGTAGAGAACATCTCTGCTGTCACTTGTGCCGGGCAGGCCTTCCAGCTTTGTCGGGGGGCAAGCCGGTGTCTGCCTCCCCTTGCTTCCTGACTGTTTCCATGGCATTGTTCACCAGCCACACTCATCCCCTCAGTCCTGGGAGCCTCTCTAAACTTGGGAGACTAGACTTTTGGCAATCTAGGGCAGGAGttagtaaacttttttttgtaaataaccAGTCATTTTACTGACAGttatattttaggctttgcaggccataagTTCTCTGCCATTGCAGAATCAAAGCAGCCTTAGACAAATGACCCTAAACAATGTGTGGCcaggttccaataaaactttatttacacaaaCAGATGACAGGCTGCATTTAACCTGTGGGTTTGACAAGCCCTGGTCTAGAGCATTCTTTCTCTCCCAAGACTGGCCACACAGGTACTAGAGAGGCCTTCTGGAAGAGGCCAtgctctcccccaaaataaagcCAGCAGATGACTTTGTCCAGCCGGGTATGGAGGTGGTTTGTTGGCTCTCCCTGAAGTTATGAGGTTCGTCCAGCTCTTAACTTCTCCCCCGACTTTATCCTCTTGCCCAGAAGCGGAAACTCCAAAACGCCAGCTTTTTGCTGGTCAGCTCAGCCTCTGCCCGCAGCTACAGGGGCTGAAGCTTGCCCACCCCTGGTAAGGGCTGGGCAGCCAGCAAAGCCCAAGAGCTTTGAGCCAAGAAGCTGCATTTCCTCAGGGGAAGcagatgagagacagagagggccTGCGAGCTGGTATCCCCATCGACTTCCCCTGGTGCCCTCAAGCTCTCACCAGTCTGGTTGCTTGAGTCATCAGGAAGCCCAAGTCCTCTGGGGATATGAGCCAAGAATCTGCCCACCAGAGcctgggaagccctccctgtCCAGCtcagcagcagctgctgccctagggcctggggctggccctgCTCAGGAAAGCCCCACTAATGGAGgcggtggggttggggggaggcccCGCAGGAGGAGGGCCAGGTAGGTAGGCCGCTGGGTAGGCATGGGTGTGGCTGGTCAAGAGGAACCTGACCTGGCCACAGGCATCGCCTAGAGTCCATCGGAAGAGCCCTTTCAAAGAGGAACAAAATGAGGCCAAACCATCCCCTGGCCTGAGGGAGATCAGAGGTTGGGAGGAAGAGGATGGTCAGAGGATGGAGGTAGTCAGTCAGGTCCCCTCTCCACTCCATCTCCTGTCAGCtgagcccctgccctcacccacccccatgGGAGGCAGTGACATCATCACTTCACATGTCCCAGCTCAGCTGCCAACCCCACGTGCCCCACCCTTCTTTCCCCACAGCTGACAACTTTTCTGAGCTCAAATTCTCCGTCTGTGCAGTGAGGGTAATGTTATCTCCCTCAGAGGGCTGGGAACTGCGGGTGACTTCCTAACACACTGCCTGTCCCTCAGCAGAGCTCCTTAAAGCCAGTTTCCTGGTGGTGACCTGAGAAAGCCGGCCCCTCATCAAGTGGTAAAAAACAGTGTTCTTTCCGCTCCAGTCCCCACCCCTGTTCAGAATCATTCCCTGAGGGTACAACAAAGTTTgagagaaagaacacagagaaggGCTCCTCTAAATTCCAACCATTGGGCAACTCgcttctctctgagcctgtttccttatttgtaaaatgagggccAGGCCATCTCTGAGGATATGGTTCTCAGAGCACCAccacccctctcccagccagCATGCCAAAGAATCCGAAGGCCAagtccctccctttccctccctgctgtGTGTCTCATCCCTGCTTCCCAACCACGCAAGGACTCCTGGGCAAAGAACTGTGGTCAAAACACACaagcagctggggccaggagatTTCAGCCCCTCCTTCATCCTGGCCTCctaccctccctcctcatctcaGCCTTCACCCCCACCATCCCAGGCAGACAGCGGGCATCCCTGTGGTCCAGGCACCACCCCCCTTCCAGACCCAGCCCTCCTGGTGTTCCTCTCCCCACCTACCCTCCCAtctgccttcccctcccagaCTTTGCGCTGGGCATGTGAGGAACAGGGTGCCAGCAGAGTGTGTCACCCACTCCAGCTTTCAGTCTCAGGAGATTCAGGACAGTCAAGGCTCACAGTGACAAGTACACAAAGTCACAGCCCCTAGATTCAGAGACAACATTTGGATTTTGATCAGAACAAAGGAGAAGGGGTGAaagacacccctcccccaccctcctccctcctggtgCAGAGTCTGAAAGTGGTGGGTTCCCAGAAATCCCTCAGCAGCGTCTGATGAAGACCTCCGAGTCCCACGTTGTTGCTGCTGGAGACCGGGGAGGGAGAGAGTGATGGTGGCAGGCGAGCCCACCCAGGGGCCTTTCTAGGCCAAGGCTCCTGGGACAGGGTGGACAGGGCAGCCCGATGCTCTGCTTTGATCCCTTCTGCCCTGTGgctcccaccagcctcccctcccaaGAGAAAGAACACAGTCCAGCTGCAAAGGAGCAGCGGGCACCTCCTACCAGCAGGAACCcgaaaaactggcagaactagGGGTCCCTGCAGGACTGCTCTGCCCCTTCTCTCTTCAGAACAAAACACAGCATGAACACATGTGGATCTGAGGTGGCAGGAGGGGTGGCTCATCTAAATTCTGGGGACAGAGGAGACCTATCCTACTCACTGCTACCCTTTGAATAGCAACCTCTGAGGGGAGCCAGCCAGACCCTTCGGGAGGGCCCTGCTGGGTTCTTTCTGTCTGCATCACCCAGGCCATCACTCCAAAGCTCCTGGCAGTGCCCAACCCCACTCCTCTGCCTGTGGTGGGGTGACCTCCCATTTAGTATGGAGGGGGCTGTGTGCCTGGTAAAGCAACTCTCCCACTGTCCCTGCACCCTGCCACCCCAGCCTGTTGCAGAATGCGAGTCTTGTGTCCTTCCCGCTGCCCCAGTGGCTACCCAGGGGCTCGCCTATTCTGCTCAGGCCGTGGGGACCCACCAGCGGGACACTGCTCTCCAGCAGTAGTGTACcacacctcctcacctcctcagaCATCCTCCTAGATGGACAGCAGATCACAAGCCTTGGGTCTAAACCAACACCACCTTGACCTTATCACACCCTCCATGGGTGTGACTATGGCTGAAAACGGGGAGCCTTCCTCTCACCCCAGGTCCCAGGTTCCCACTGTCAATCCCTCTGCACCAGCCAAGTCACCCTGGGCATTTCAGTGAGCCCAAGGCTGCCCAGTCTGAGAGATACAGGACGCTAGGAACCCCATCCCACCCATCAAGCCAGGACCACTTCCCCAGGTGGAGATTAGGAAAGCACACTGACTCAGAGGGTGGGCTTCCCCAGCCGGGGAGTCCAGGAGCCCTTCCTGCAATATACCCACTGCTACTGCCAAGCCCCAGCCCAACTCCCTTCCAACCCCGGGACAAATGCACTTACAGGGGTTCCTGGGGCTCGCAGGAAGGAGTGAGCTCTGCCTGGACTTGGACAGACAGGATGGGGCGCTGGCTGGGTGAGGGGTTTAAAGGGCCGCTGCCGCAGTGATGTCAGCCTCCCCCGCCGGCTCACCCCGGCCCCCTCCCTGCTAGAGGAAACCGGCTCCTTCTCCACCCCCATTTCCCCCAGTGACTCCACACAGGCTCCATATTTGGGGAAAGACACCAAGTTGGAGCAGTCTACCGGGGGCTGCCCGAGACATTCTCCGCGTGCTTTGGAGATGgagccggcgggggcggggccgcgctgCCGGCGGGGAACGGCCGGGAAAAGCCTTTTATGGACAGGACCATGAAGGCTTTCCCTGCCGTCCGGGGCCTAGGGCTGCTCCTTTGACACTGTTCCCTGCCTCCGAGCTTGAGGGGAGGGCGAGAAAAGAGGGGCTgtccagagaaagaggaaagaggctgggggggggggggtcccggGGGGTCCCGCCCTGAGGTTCGTGGGGCTCACCAGccaccctctcttccctctctttctggGCCTTTTAGCTCCAGTGGGAGACAGGAACTCACCTTTACTGAGGACcggctacatgccaggcactctgcaaACGCGCTCCTTTTATACTCACAGCACCATCGTGACAGCGCAATTactgccccattttacaaatgaggaaacaaaggctggGAATGCATCTTACCCAAGGCCACGTGGTGGGTCCTGAGTGGCAGAACCTGGGCGTCCCTGTTGACCCCCTGCCGCGTGGCACCTGCTCAGATTGAAAATTTGCAGTTGGAGTGGGTCT encodes the following:
- the TAGLN gene encoding transgelin; the protein is MANKGPSYGMSREVQSKIEKKYDEELEERLVEWIIVQCGPDVGRPDRGRLGFQVWLKNGVILSKLVNSLYPDGSKPVKVPENPPSMVFKQMEQVAQFLKAAEDYGVTKTDMFQTVDLFEGKDLAAVQRTLMALGSLAVTKNDGHYRGDPNWFMKKAQEHKREFTESQLQEGKHVIGLQMGSNRGASQAGMTGYGRPRQIIS